A genome region from Gossypium hirsutum isolate 1008001.06 chromosome A04, Gossypium_hirsutum_v2.1, whole genome shotgun sequence includes the following:
- the LOC107949303 gene encoding uncharacterized protein, translating into MDSGRQPLRPPPVTYSDAAGHLQRRRRSWWLEKAETFPFVPSTLLNPNLGPKPRKKNKHPKTSRNLSVSNHRSLAVASSTTHGEENQNTRYRGMEAVQACRRGGASDCDTGGCCGAKQMGLGFVWLNLSLSFGPLGLLLLLGLMFYYFWVLGCFVTFWASNFSLGLYGLDLFYFGLVSVFFLFFSLCQNWPITQLRIL; encoded by the exons ATGGATTCCGGTCGCCAGCCACTGCGCCCGCCGCCGGTCACCTACAGCGACGCCGCCGGTCATCTACAGCGACGCCGCCGTTCATGGTGGCTGGAGAAAGCCGAAACTTTCCCTTTTGTCCCTTCGACCCTCCTAAATCCAAATCTAGGCCCGAAACCtcgaaaaaaaaacaaacaccCAAAAACTTCTAGAAACCTCTCGGTTTCCAACCACCGATCCTTGGCGGTGGCTTCCTCAACTACTCACGGTGAAGAAAACCAGAACACTAG GTACAGAGGTATGGAGGCCGTACAGGCATGTCGACGTGGAGGCGCGAGTGACTGTGACACTGGAGGCTGCTGCGGCGCAAAACAGATGGGGCTAGGGTTTGTTTGGCTAAACCTAAGTTTAAGTTTTGGGCCATTAGGCCTGTTGCTATTGTTGGgccttatgttttattatttttgggtatTGGGttgttttgtaactttttggGCTAGTAACTTTAGTTTGGGTTTGTATGGACTGgacttattttattttggtttagtctctgttttttttttgttttttagtctatgccaaaattggcctattacacaGTTGAGAATATTATAG